One stretch of Arachis hypogaea cultivar Tifrunner chromosome 20, arahy.Tifrunner.gnm2.J5K5, whole genome shotgun sequence DNA includes these proteins:
- the LOC112785969 gene encoding uncharacterized protein, with protein MGATPFTERILKAKLPKGFDKPTDMKYDGTKDPQEHLTAFKARMNLEGAADAVRCRAFPVTLAEPAIKWFNALPNGSIASFHDTTRKFMAQFTTRITKAKHPINLLGVTQKQDESTRKYLDRFNDECLTVDGLTDSVASLCLTNGLMNEDFRKHLTTKPVWTMHEIQNVAKDYINDEEVSQVVAANKRQHNHTQHGNPAPRHNPPPRENQRDHPKLTNTIRPPRIGKFSNYTPLTTPITEIYHQIADRGIIPKARQLKERTGGNKTLYCDYHRGYGHRTQDCFDLKDALEQAIRDGKLPEFAKIIREPKCAERDRSPEREGRNPRTQKQPPRESPEEDPTIIVNIITGKDVSGKSKSTLKKDLKVMAVRNQTPTTMADNMITFLPEDCQHGTSAEDTPFVISARIGTGLVRRILVDTGADSNILFRGAFDKLGLHNDNLQTYRNGVTGLRDNFLKPDGSITLPITIGTGNQKKTILSEFVILKDSTAYNVILGRKTINDFSAVIFTKFLLMKFRTEDGSIGTIHGDREVPAECDNTSLALRKKSRDAARIFLADLDARQDDQPRPEPEGDMEKLQIGPTQEEYTFINRNLPYDLKEDLSQFLK; from the coding sequence ATGGGAGCGACACCTTTCACGGAAAGGATCTTGAAAGCAAAACTCCCCAAAGGTTTCGACAAACCCACTGACATGAAGTACGACGGAACTAAAGATCCCCAAGAACATCTAACGGCCTtcaaggccaggatgaacctagaaggagcggCCGACGCAGTTCGATGCAGGGCCTTCCCAGTGACCCTAGCCGAGCCagcaatcaaatggttcaacgccctcccaaacggatccatAGCTAGTTTCCACGACACCACACGAaagttcatggcccagttcacgACCAGAATCACTAAAGCTAAACACCCCATCAATTTGCTAGGGGTCACACAAAAACAGGACGAATCCACAAgaaaatacctcgaccgcttcaacgacgaatgcctaaCGGTCGACGGGCTCACGGATTCAGTCGCAAGCCTTTGCTTAACCAACGGGCTCATGAACGAAGACTTccgcaaacacctcaccaccaaacCCGTGTGGACCATGCATGAGATCCAAAACGTCGCCAAAGATTACATAAATGACGAAGAGGTCAGCCAGGTTGTCGCTGCCAACAAGCGGCAACACAACCACACCCAACACGGCAACCCGGCACCACGACATAACCCACCACCCAGAGAAAATCAAAGGGACCACCCCAAACTGACAAACACAATCCGACCACCAAGAATCGGCAAATTCTCTAATTACACGCCCCTGACAACACCAAttaccgagatataccaccaaatagcagatcgaGGCATCATACCGAAAGCCCGACAACTCAAGGAAAGAACAGGAGGCAACAAAACCCTTTACTGTGACTACCACCGAGGTTACGGGCACAGGACACAAGACTGTTTCGACCTGAAAGACGCCCTCGAAcaagccatacgagacggcaaGCTCCCAGAGTTcgccaaaatcatcagagaaccaaaATGTGCGGAGAGAGACAGGTCGCCAGAAAGAGAAGGGCGCAACCCAAGAACCCAAAAACAACCACCTAGGGAAAGCCCAGAGGAAGACCCAACCATCATAGTAAACATTATCACAGGCAAAGATGTATCAGGCAAGTCAAAATCAACACTGAAAAAAGATCTCAAAGTGATGGCCGTCAGAAACCAAACTCCAACCACCATGGCCGACAATATGATAACTTTCCTACCTGAGGACTGCCAGCACGGCACCTCGGCTGAAGACACCCCTTTCGTCATCTCGGCAAGGATCGGAACAGGACTAGTACGAAGGATACTGGTGGACACCGGTGCAGACTCAAACATCCTCTTCCgaggagccttcgacaaactcgggctCCACAACGACAACCTCCAAACATACCGCAACGGTGTCACGGGACTCAGAGACAACTTTCTTAAACCGGACGGCTCAATCACCCTCCCCATCACCATAGGGACAGGTAACCAGAAGAAGACAATCCTATCCGAATTCGTAATCTTAAAAGACTCCACCGCCTACAACGTGATTctcggaagaaaaacaatcaatgaCTTTTCCGCTGTCATTTTTACCAAGTTCCTCCTCATGAAGTTCAGAACCGAAGACGGCTCCATCGGTACTATCCACGGAGACCGGGAGGTCCCAGCAGAgtgcgacaacaccagcctagccCTACGAAAGAAATCCCGGGATGCGGCCAGAATATTCCTAGCCGACCTGGACGCTCGGCAAGATGACCAACCCAGGCCAGAGCCAGAAGGCGACATGGAAAAATTACAAATAGGGCCAACCCAAGAGGAATACACATTCATTAACAGGAACCTCCCGTACGATCTTAAAGAAGACCTTTCCCAATTTCTGAAATAA